A region of Fibrobacter succinogenes subsp. succinogenes S85 DNA encodes the following proteins:
- a CDS encoding vWA domain-containing protein, with protein MSVFDTVVSIHSRPLPVIILADVSGSMNEIGKLDSLKHALNNMISSFKDASSSSLEAEIYVSIITFGNQAANIILEPQSASEIANDPSKMNVINKMQAIGNTPLGKALTSLVDLLENREIYPSRAYRPFIVLASDGMPNDLWQQPLDRLLNSERSKKANRLALAIGADADESMLKKFVNNEEMPIFKANNAIEIQKFFKCVTMSAIKSSQSAKPGEIAPNDIISLSENVKELFDED; from the coding sequence ATGAGTGTATTCGATACCGTCGTAAGCATCCATTCTCGTCCACTTCCCGTAATCATTCTTGCGGACGTAAGTGGCAGTATGAATGAAATCGGAAAATTAGATTCGTTAAAGCACGCTTTGAACAACATGATCAGTTCATTCAAAGACGCTTCATCGTCATCTCTAGAAGCTGAAATATACGTTTCAATCATCACGTTCGGCAACCAAGCCGCAAACATCATTTTGGAACCACAATCAGCTAGTGAAATAGCCAATGATCCTTCTAAAATGAACGTCATTAACAAAATGCAAGCAATAGGCAACACACCACTCGGTAAAGCTTTAACCAGCCTTGTTGATTTACTAGAAAATAGAGAAATCTACCCTTCCCGCGCATATCGTCCTTTCATCGTATTAGCATCCGACGGAATGCCCAACGACCTTTGGCAACAACCATTAGATAGGCTTCTTAATAGCGAAAGAAGTAAAAAAGCAAATCGACTCGCCCTCGCCATTGGTGCGGACGCAGACGAAAGCATGCTGAAAAAATTCGTAAACAACGAAGAAATGCCCATTTTTAAGGCAAACAATGCCATTGAAATACAAAAATTTTTCAAATGCGTTACCATGTCCGCCATCAAAAGTTCTCAATCAGCCAAACCAGGCGAAATAGCCCCAAACGATATCATCAGCCTTTCTGAAAACGTTAAAGAGCTCTTTGACGAGGACTAA
- a CDS encoding sigma-54-dependent transcriptional regulator — translation MKTKITLLTWMAVNNDPNALESLLKKLGQKYDIEKVIYLYQKEYVEKLKEVQPLSSAINPVEVNVKNPTAHKEIYEVIKRGILPMVNDEPNLFINVSSGTPAMHAVWIILYAGGVFPEGTQLLSSQINRKTGATTCDKVDFPIDTYLSELRRYERENPKEAIYKPESVKSEARKKALEQIRVFASVQNVPMLLLGERGIGKSRLVESVVSKIKKKEVVSVACGTLDSNLAESAMFGHKKGSFTGAAADKKGYFGEADGKILFLDEIQDLPKGVQRKLLRTLQDKKHRYRIVGDDKESTADVELVCASNLTDSELRKKLDPDFYDRISFYRVVIPPLRECREDIETDWNEVWKTVRLDSSPKDAPMDKYLEKYFKTSRLSGNFRTLQSIAYQFIAWNGKKTIEEILKDLPADDSPNGTFDIGEFSEFQNLNWKEATKLFQQKLAEYSCGKYGTQEAAAQRLDCTSKTLQNAMK, via the coding sequence ATGAAAACGAAAATCACATTGCTTACTTGGATGGCCGTCAATAATGATCCTAATGCATTAGAGTCGTTGTTGAAAAAGTTGGGCCAGAAATATGACATTGAAAAGGTTATATACCTTTATCAAAAAGAATATGTGGAAAAGTTGAAAGAAGTACAACCGCTTAGTTCAGCTATAAATCCGGTAGAGGTGAATGTCAAGAATCCGACTGCGCATAAAGAAATTTATGAAGTCATAAAGCGAGGAATTCTCCCGATGGTGAATGATGAACCAAATTTGTTCATCAATGTCTCTTCGGGTACGCCGGCGATGCATGCTGTTTGGATTATTTTATATGCTGGAGGCGTTTTCCCTGAAGGAACACAATTACTGTCCTCACAAATAAATCGAAAGACGGGAGCGACGACTTGTGACAAGGTTGATTTCCCGATTGATACGTATTTAAGTGAACTCCGTCGATATGAAAGGGAAAACCCGAAAGAGGCTATTTATAAACCTGAGTCTGTAAAATCAGAAGCTCGTAAAAAGGCTTTAGAGCAAATTCGTGTTTTCGCGAGCGTTCAAAACGTGCCGATGCTTTTGCTGGGAGAACGCGGTATTGGCAAAAGTCGTCTAGTCGAATCAGTTGTTTCGAAGATTAAGAAAAAAGAAGTGGTTTCGGTAGCCTGTGGAACGTTGGATTCTAATTTGGCTGAATCTGCGATGTTTGGTCATAAAAAAGGTTCTTTTACTGGTGCTGCGGCTGACAAAAAGGGCTATTTTGGAGAGGCTGACGGTAAAATTCTTTTTCTGGATGAAATTCAGGATTTGCCGAAAGGTGTACAACGCAAGTTGCTTCGAACATTGCAAGACAAAAAACATCGCTATCGCATTGTGGGCGATGATAAAGAATCTACGGCGGATGTGGAGCTTGTATGTGCTTCAAATTTAACAGACTCTGAATTGCGAAAGAAACTAGATCCTGATTTTTATGACCGAATTAGTTTCTATCGGGTGGTAATACCGCCTTTGCGTGAATGTCGCGAAGACATTGAGACGGACTGGAATGAAGTTTGGAAAACTGTTCGCTTGGATAGCTCTCCGAAGGATGCTCCTATGGATAAGTATCTTGAAAAATATTTCAAGACTTCTAGATTGTCTGGGAATTTTCGAACATTGCAGTCTATTGCTTATCAGTTTATTGCATGGAATGGCAAAAAGACGATTGAGGAAATCCTGAAAGATCTTCCTGCGGATGACTCTCCGAATGGAACTTTTGATATTGGAGAATTTTCAGAATTCCAAAATTTGAATTGGAAAGAGGCGACCAAGCTTTTTCAGCAAAAACTTGCCGAGTATTCATGCGGAAAATATGGAACTCAAGAAGCTGCGGCTCAAAGGCTTGATTGTACCTCAAAGACATTGCAAAATGCGATGAAGTAA
- a CDS encoding flavin reductase family protein, translating into MRKNLGVKTYLYPQPTLVIATYNEDGSANAMVAAWGSISDNNQVAIYVAKTHKTIPNILARKAFTVSMATADHIKAIDYLGITSGNRVADKFAKAGFTSVKSENVDAPLVAELPLALECKLVSYDEESELLLGEIVNVTADESVLNQDGKLSVEKLAPVCYDSAGHGYYVMERRVGNAFSDGKSI; encoded by the coding sequence ATGCGCAAAAATCTCGGAGTAAAAACTTATCTGTACCCACAACCGACTTTGGTCATCGCCACTTATAACGAAGATGGCTCGGCGAACGCCATGGTGGCTGCTTGGGGCTCAATCAGCGACAACAACCAGGTTGCAATTTATGTGGCGAAAACCCACAAAACCATCCCGAACATTCTTGCTCGTAAGGCTTTTACAGTGAGCATGGCAACCGCGGATCACATCAAGGCTATCGACTATTTGGGCATTACCAGTGGTAATCGCGTGGCTGATAAATTTGCAAAGGCTGGCTTTACGTCTGTCAAGAGTGAAAATGTCGATGCCCCGCTTGTTGCTGAATTGCCGCTTGCGCTTGAATGCAAGCTCGTCAGCTACGACGAAGAATCGGAACTCCTGCTCGGCGAAATCGTGAACGTTACTGCCGATGAATCCGTGCTCAATCAAGACGGAAAGCTCTCCGTCGAAAAGCTTGCTCCGGTTTGCTACGATTCCGCAGGTCACGGCTACTATGTGATGGAACGCCGCGTGGGTAACGCCTTCAGCGACGGAAAGAGCATTTAA
- a CDS encoding HAD family hydrolase, with amino-acid sequence MLKNYIFDLGGVLLDIRMKNAYERFVALGLPPAELEPGGSVYKLMEDYQLGYVTTAEFCQQVAGKCISNARCAANVFARSAAAPTTPRDIEEAWNSICLGVADRKLQALRRLRKTEGVASVSLLSNTNELHWECCCQNWFNANGNKLEDFFDKIFLSQELHLQKPDPEIFKTAIRELGASPAETIFLDDSPVNTAAAAACGLQTLTVTADIDWVEALGI; translated from the coding sequence ATGCTCAAGAACTACATTTTTGATTTAGGCGGAGTTCTTTTGGACATCCGCATGAAAAACGCTTACGAACGCTTTGTCGCTTTGGGATTGCCGCCCGCTGAACTTGAGCCGGGCGGTTCTGTTTACAAGCTGATGGAAGATTACCAGCTCGGGTACGTGACGACCGCAGAGTTCTGCCAGCAAGTCGCGGGCAAGTGTATCTCTAACGCAAGATGCGCCGCAAATGTTTTCGCAAGAAGCGCCGCGGCCCCGACAACGCCTCGCGATATCGAAGAAGCATGGAATTCTATTTGCTTGGGAGTTGCCGACCGCAAATTACAAGCACTCCGTCGCTTGCGCAAAACAGAAGGCGTTGCAAGCGTTTCGCTTTTGAGCAATACAAACGAATTACATTGGGAATGCTGTTGCCAAAATTGGTTCAATGCGAACGGCAATAAGCTCGAAGACTTTTTCGACAAGATTTTCTTGAGTCAGGAGCTCCATTTGCAAAAGCCCGACCCCGAGATTTTCAAGACAGCCATTCGCGAGCTCGGAGCCTCCCCCGCCGAAACAATCTTCCTTGACGATAGCCCCGTCAACACGGCCGCCGCAGCCGCCTGCGGATTGCAGACGCTCACCGTAACGGCAGACATTGACTGGGTGGAAGCGCTAGGAATTTAA
- a CDS encoding EI24 domain-containing protein, which yields MQQENVSIAKQFKTGFAAYIKAIRLIRANKLTRYLLIPAILNIIVVVAFIFSGVGISDWINGIIERSTENMNGWIHAGMVAIKIILPIVFFALFIFIGGTIVNILMSPIYTFLSEKTETILTGKEFPFDMKQTLKDILRAVVIAVRNTAKQLVLTALCLLLNFIPIAGSIASLILIFIINAYYFGFGFMDYTYERWRLSPKDSRKETHKLKFVAFATGAVYSLPLYLICGSFIAAFIGGVSTVAATLSQLELSEKSPS from the coding sequence ATGCAACAAGAAAACGTATCTATAGCAAAACAATTCAAGACCGGATTTGCCGCATACATCAAGGCCATCCGTCTTATACGCGCAAACAAGCTCACAAGATATTTGCTCATCCCCGCTATTTTGAACATTATCGTCGTGGTCGCCTTCATATTCTCGGGCGTTGGCATTAGCGACTGGATTAACGGCATCATCGAACGCAGCACCGAAAACATGAACGGCTGGATTCACGCCGGCATGGTCGCCATCAAGATTATCCTCCCCATTGTTTTCTTTGCGTTATTCATTTTCATCGGCGGCACGATTGTCAACATTTTGATGTCGCCCATTTACACGTTCCTCTCCGAAAAGACAGAAACCATCCTCACCGGGAAAGAATTTCCGTTTGACATGAAGCAAACGCTCAAGGATATTTTACGCGCCGTCGTGATTGCCGTTCGCAACACAGCAAAGCAACTCGTCTTGACCGCACTTTGCCTTTTACTGAACTTCATCCCTATCGCGGGGAGCATAGCATCGCTCATCTTGATTTTCATCATCAACGCCTATTACTTTGGCTTTGGTTTTATGGACTACACCTACGAACGTTGGCGATTGTCCCCTAAGGATAGCCGCAAGGAAACTCATAAATTAAAGTTCGTCGCATTCGCCACCGGAGCCGTTTATTCGTTACCGCTTTACCTTATCTGCGGTTCTTTCATCGCCGCATTTATCGGAGGCGTTTCGACAGTTGCCGCCACGCTATCGCAACTAGAATTGAGCGAAAAATCGCCATCTTAA
- a CDS encoding glycoside hydrolase family 11 protein, whose product MRNSKFFVLSLAVAFATEAYSQDFCNTATHSGESTVVTSNDINDIGNYSYELWADIGNNSATFYTDGSFSCEFNNVNDYLCREGIRYGMNSGLKYTDLGHLYADFKLTDPKFSSYTNVTYSYIGVYGWSQDPLIEWYIVDNWSPYRPNWIGKSTANCDECGLRGTITVDGATYEVYVDKVQRGSIEGDNTPFTQYFSVRKSKRSCGTIDITAHFDGWKSLGLELGNSMYEAKVLGEAGQYPENGNASGTLDFAYAKVYTSEASSTALPQFAPKTNTITSAQVFDMQGKFLGNVNATSDIQSAIKNKFHSTGIYMVKLGSAMKSVSVK is encoded by the coding sequence ATGAGAAATTCGAAATTTTTCGTTTTGAGTCTTGCCGTTGCGTTTGCCACAGAAGCCTATTCCCAGGATTTTTGCAACACAGCAACCCACAGCGGCGAAAGCACGGTCGTCACCTCCAACGACATTAACGATATCGGTAACTATAGTTACGAACTCTGGGCCGACATCGGCAACAACTCCGCCACGTTCTATACCGACGGTTCGTTCTCTTGTGAATTCAACAACGTGAACGATTACCTCTGCCGCGAAGGCATCCGCTACGGTATGAACAGCGGACTCAAGTACACCGACCTCGGACACCTTTACGCCGACTTCAAGCTGACCGACCCCAAATTCTCCAGCTACACCAACGTGACCTACTCCTACATCGGCGTTTACGGCTGGTCGCAAGACCCGCTCATCGAATGGTACATCGTCGACAACTGGAGCCCGTATCGCCCGAACTGGATTGGCAAATCCACCGCAAACTGTGACGAATGCGGCTTGCGTGGCACAATCACCGTTGACGGCGCCACATACGAAGTCTACGTCGATAAAGTCCAGCGCGGTTCCATCGAAGGCGACAACACGCCCTTCACGCAGTACTTCAGCGTGCGTAAGAGCAAGCGTTCATGCGGAACAATCGACATTACCGCCCACTTTGACGGTTGGAAGAGCTTAGGTCTCGAACTCGGCAACTCCATGTACGAAGCGAAGGTTCTCGGCGAAGCAGGCCAATACCCCGAAAACGGGAACGCCTCCGGCACACTAGACTTTGCCTACGCCAAGGTCTACACAAGCGAAGCAAGCTCCACGGCCCTTCCCCAATTTGCACCGAAAACAAACACAATCACTAGCGCACAGGTTTTCGATATGCAGGGCAAATTCCTCGGAAACGTAAATGCCACAAGCGATATCCAGAGCGCCATCAAGAACAAATTCCATAGCACCGGTATTTATATGGTAAAGCTCGGCTCTGCAATGAAGAGCGTTTCCGTAAAATAA
- a CDS encoding Tex family protein, translated as MDFSAIIAEELNLEVWRVSKALELMDQGGTIPFIARYRKDQTGTLNEIELRDISHRRDYLQELVDRKETILKSIEEQGKLTPELKAQIEACKDKTLLEDIYAPFKPKKRTRATIAKELGLEPLARLMWAQENTGNTAEEIARIYLSEEKGLADPRAALKGAADILAEEVADNAEYRQYLRNKVEKTGVMVSKVKKDFEKQETKFKDYYDFSEPVSKIPSHRMLALRRGEKEKVLRLSIEVPNEEMVGYLQNQVIKHDSVWKPYLEDMCKDAWERLLQPSMESEVRLLLKDAAEEEAFKVFSKNLQDVLLAAPAGHKAVLALDPGFRTGCKVAVLDKNGKFMDHGIIKPHEPWNDKAGAAVYLMSLIDKYQIDLIAIGNGTASRETDAFCGEMALKFKGKVPPRVIVSEAGASVYSASMIAIAEFPKEDVTTRGAISIGRRLQDPLAELVKVDPQSIGVGQYQHDVNQRELKKRLDEVVESCVNMVGVDVNSASAPLLSHVAGLSNTLSEAIVKYREENGAYASREDLKKVKGFGPKAFEQAAGFMRIPGAENPLDDSAVHPENYALVEKMAEKVGVPVKEMVGNADAVKGIKLDEFLSDEVGRATLEDILKELQKPSRDPRKEFRYAKFDDRIKTINDLVTGSWMEGVVTNVANFGAFVDIGVHQDGLVHISEISDKYVTDAKDVLTVGDVVKVRVVAVDANQKRISLSMKQEQTDGVAGAGANGPRGQRVGGPRGNFGHRDGGARPQGGIQGHATIADLKNKIAGKERPGMQPQKKPNAAQPAKLNALLKSMKKGF; from the coding sequence ATGGATTTTTCTGCGATTATTGCCGAAGAGCTGAATCTTGAAGTGTGGCGCGTTAGTAAGGCGCTCGAACTTATGGACCAGGGGGGCACGATCCCCTTTATCGCCCGTTACCGTAAGGACCAAACGGGTACTTTGAACGAAATTGAACTCCGCGACATCAGCCACCGTCGCGACTACCTCCAGGAACTTGTGGACCGCAAGGAAACGATCCTCAAGAGCATCGAGGAACAGGGCAAGCTCACGCCGGAACTCAAGGCTCAGATTGAAGCTTGCAAGGACAAGACTCTTCTCGAAGATATTTACGCTCCGTTCAAGCCGAAGAAGCGTACTCGTGCAACGATTGCAAAGGAACTTGGCTTGGAACCGCTCGCCCGCCTGATGTGGGCTCAGGAAAATACCGGAAACACGGCAGAAGAAATTGCACGCATTTATTTGTCCGAAGAAAAGGGCCTTGCCGACCCGCGTGCCGCCCTCAAGGGTGCTGCAGACATCCTCGCCGAAGAAGTTGCAGACAACGCCGAATACCGCCAGTACCTCCGCAACAAGGTCGAAAAGACTGGCGTCATGGTTTCCAAGGTCAAGAAGGATTTCGAAAAGCAAGAAACCAAGTTCAAGGACTACTACGACTTTAGCGAACCGGTCTCCAAGATTCCGAGCCACCGTATGCTCGCTCTCCGCCGTGGCGAAAAGGAAAAGGTGCTCCGCCTCTCCATCGAAGTCCCGAACGAAGAAATGGTCGGTTACCTCCAGAATCAGGTTATCAAGCACGACTCTGTCTGGAAGCCGTATCTCGAAGATATGTGCAAGGACGCTTGGGAACGCTTGCTCCAGCCGAGCATGGAAAGCGAAGTGCGCCTCCTCCTCAAGGACGCCGCCGAAGAAGAAGCTTTCAAGGTGTTCTCCAAGAACCTCCAGGACGTTTTGCTCGCCGCTCCGGCAGGCCACAAGGCTGTGCTCGCCCTCGATCCGGGTTTCCGTACGGGTTGCAAGGTCGCTGTGCTCGACAAGAACGGCAAGTTCATGGATCACGGCATCATCAAGCCGCATGAACCGTGGAACGACAAGGCTGGTGCCGCAGTTTATCTGATGAGCCTCATCGACAAGTATCAGATTGACCTCATCGCTATCGGTAACGGTACGGCTAGCCGCGAAACGGACGCTTTCTGTGGCGAAATGGCTCTCAAGTTCAAGGGCAAGGTTCCGCCGCGCGTTATCGTCTCCGAAGCGGGTGCTTCTGTCTATAGCGCAAGCATGATTGCTATCGCCGAATTCCCGAAGGAAGACGTGACGACCCGTGGTGCTATTTCCATTGGCCGCCGCTTGCAGGATCCGCTGGCAGAACTTGTCAAGGTTGATCCGCAGTCCATTGGCGTGGGTCAGTACCAGCACGACGTGAACCAGCGCGAACTCAAGAAGCGTTTGGACGAAGTCGTGGAAAGTTGCGTGAACATGGTCGGTGTCGACGTGAACAGCGCTTCTGCTCCGCTCCTCTCTCACGTGGCAGGCCTCAGCAACACGCTTTCTGAAGCTATCGTGAAGTACCGCGAAGAAAACGGCGCTTATGCAAGCCGTGAAGATTTGAAGAAGGTCAAGGGCTTTGGCCCGAAGGCTTTTGAACAGGCCGCAGGCTTTATGCGTATCCCGGGTGCAGAAAACCCGCTCGACGATTCCGCCGTGCATCCTGAAAACTACGCCCTCGTCGAAAAGATGGCTGAAAAGGTCGGCGTTCCGGTTAAGGAAATGGTCGGCAATGCAGACGCCGTGAAGGGCATCAAGCTCGACGAATTCCTCTCCGACGAGGTCGGTCGTGCTACTTTGGAAGATATCCTCAAGGAACTCCAGAAGCCGAGCCGTGACCCGCGTAAGGAATTCCGTTATGCTAAGTTCGATGACCGCATCAAGACCATCAACGACCTCGTGACGGGTAGCTGGATGGAAGGTGTCGTGACGAACGTCGCTAACTTCGGTGCTTTCGTGGATATCGGCGTGCATCAGGACGGTCTCGTTCACATTTCTGAAATCAGCGACAAGTATGTGACGGACGCTAAGGACGTGCTTACGGTCGGTGACGTGGTGAAGGTCCGCGTGGTTGCTGTTGATGCTAACCAGAAGCGCATCAGCCTTTCCATGAAGCAGGAACAGACGGACGGTGTTGCCGGTGCTGGTGCAAACGGTCCTCGCGGTCAGCGCGTGGGTGGCCCGCGTGGTAACTTTGGTCATCGCGACGGTGGTGCTCGCCCGCAGGGTGGCATCCAGGGTCATGCAACGATTGCCGACCTCAAGAACAAGATTGCCGGTAAGGAACGCCCGGGCATGCAGCCGCAGAAGAAGCCGAATGCAGCCCAGCCCGCCAAGCTGAACGCCTTGCTGAAGTCCATGAAAAAGGGCTTCTAG
- a CDS encoding ferredoxin: MAITKVWLDESSDECVSCGACEATCDAVFSVPEKMVVKEGVDFSAYENEIKDAADSCPAGVIKFS, from the coding sequence ATGGCAATTACGAAAGTTTGGCTCGATGAATCTAGCGACGAATGCGTCTCCTGCGGCGCTTGCGAAGCAACTTGCGATGCAGTCTTCTCCGTTCCGGAAAAGATGGTCGTTAAGGAAGGCGTTGACTTCAGCGCTTACGAAAACGAAATCAAGGACGCTGCAGACAGCTGCCCGGCCGGCGTGATCAAGTTCTCGTAA
- the argB gene encoding acetylglutamate kinase gives MKKVVVKIGGSLAIDEAKLADFVAAVSKLPAMGCQVAVVHGGGKDINENISLLREQPTFIDGLRVTTPSIMKMVEMTLSGHVNKKLVRMLLENNCNAVGLSGVDGKLFEVVKKQGKVDLGLVGEVKKVNPQIVETLWSAGFVPVVSPISIGPDENGKAVSWNVNADTAASELAVALHADQFVLVSDVPGVMDDTKTVIPELTEDASEALIASGVINGGMIPKVRESFKSIERGLKSIHIVGWKDADHFVKQINGELNYGTILG, from the coding sequence ATGAAAAAAGTGGTTGTAAAAATTGGTGGCAGCTTGGCAATCGACGAAGCCAAGTTGGCCGATTTTGTGGCGGCAGTCAGCAAGCTTCCGGCTATGGGCTGCCAAGTGGCCGTGGTGCACGGCGGTGGCAAGGACATCAACGAAAACATCTCCTTGCTCCGAGAACAACCCACCTTTATCGACGGTCTCCGAGTCACGACGCCTTCTATCATGAAGATGGTCGAAATGACGCTCTCGGGACACGTCAACAAGAAGCTCGTGCGAATGCTCCTCGAAAACAATTGCAATGCTGTCGGCCTCAGTGGCGTCGATGGCAAGTTGTTTGAAGTGGTCAAGAAGCAGGGCAAGGTGGATCTTGGCCTCGTGGGCGAAGTCAAGAAGGTCAATCCGCAGATTGTGGAAACACTTTGGTCTGCAGGCTTTGTTCCGGTCGTAAGCCCGATCTCTATCGGTCCGGACGAAAACGGCAAGGCTGTGAGCTGGAACGTGAATGCCGATACTGCCGCAAGCGAACTGGCTGTGGCACTCCACGCTGACCAGTTCGTGCTGGTGAGCGATGTCCCGGGCGTGATGGACGATACCAAGACCGTCATTCCGGAACTCACGGAAGATGCAAGCGAAGCCCTCATCGCTTCTGGCGTCATCAACGGCGGCATGATTCCGAAGGTCCGCGAAAGCTTCAAGAGCATTGAACGCGGCCTCAAGAGCATTCACATTGTCGGCTGGAAGGATGCCGACCACTTTGTAAAACAAATTAATGGAGAACTGAACTATGGCACAATCCTTGGCTAA
- a CDS encoding aspartate aminotransferase family protein, with translation MAQSLANSVFEEDKQFIAPLYGKANIEFVRGEGSYLFDKNGKKYLDFVAGIAVNALGHQNVAIKKAVEEQMDSFFHISNLYPNYPQVNLAKALLAATGFDKAFFCNSGTEANEGCIKFARKYFDRKGEKNRQKIVTFINSFHGRTFAALSATGQPAIREGFGSMPGDFVHVPWNDVAALKAEVNSDTCAIMLESLAAEGGVMTVSDEMVAAINSLKKEFGCLVIVDEVQAGMGRLGTFLGLQKHGIDADLVSLAKALGGGLPLGAVLLRQKVADQLKAGDHGTTFGGNPVACAVGLAVVNQIAKPEFLANVEARSAQLKAGLETIAAKFPAVKGVRGEGLILGLALDESLPVGNVIAAARDEGMMVLSAKGNVLRLLPPLNVSAAECDEALTKLEKAFAKVAK, from the coding sequence ATGGCACAATCCTTGGCTAATTCCGTTTTTGAAGAAGACAAGCAGTTTATCGCCCCGCTTTATGGCAAGGCCAATATTGAATTTGTCCGTGGCGAAGGTTCTTACTTGTTCGACAAGAACGGCAAGAAGTATCTTGACTTTGTCGCTGGCATCGCCGTGAACGCTCTCGGCCACCAGAATGTGGCTATCAAGAAGGCTGTCGAAGAACAGATGGACAGCTTCTTCCACATTTCGAACCTTTATCCGAACTACCCGCAGGTGAACCTCGCTAAGGCTCTCCTCGCTGCAACGGGTTTCGACAAGGCATTCTTCTGCAATTCCGGTACCGAAGCTAACGAAGGCTGCATCAAGTTTGCTCGTAAGTATTTCGATCGCAAGGGTGAAAAGAATCGCCAGAAGATCGTGACGTTCATCAACAGCTTCCACGGTCGTACATTTGCTGCCCTTTCTGCAACGGGTCAGCCGGCCATCCGCGAAGGCTTCGGCTCCATGCCGGGTGACTTTGTTCACGTTCCTTGGAACGATGTCGCAGCCCTCAAGGCCGAAGTCAACAGCGACACTTGCGCCATCATGCTTGAATCTCTCGCTGCCGAAGGTGGCGTGATGACTGTTTCTGATGAAATGGTCGCTGCTATCAACAGCTTGAAGAAAGAATTCGGCTGCCTCGTGATTGTCGACGAAGTCCAGGCAGGTATGGGTCGTCTCGGCACATTCCTTGGCCTCCAGAAACATGGCATTGATGCTGACCTCGTGTCGCTTGCCAAGGCTCTTGGCGGTGGTCTCCCGCTCGGTGCAGTGCTCCTCCGCCAGAAGGTTGCTGACCAGCTCAAGGCAGGCGATCATGGCACGACGTTTGGCGGTAACCCGGTTGCTTGCGCAGTGGGTCTCGCTGTCGTGAACCAGATTGCAAAGCCGGAATTCCTTGCCAATGTGGAAGCTCGTTCCGCTCAGCTCAAGGCTGGCCTCGAAACGATTGCTGCTAAGTTCCCGGCAGTGAAGGGCGTGCGTGGTGAAGGCCTTATTCTCGGCCTCGCTCTCGACGAATCGCTCCCGGTCGGTAACGTGATTGCAGCCGCTCGCGACGAAGGTATGATGGTTCTCAGCGCTAAGGGCAACGTGCTCCGTTTGCTCCCGCCGTTGAACGTCTCCGCTGCTGAATGCGACGAAGCTTTGACGAAGCTTGAAAAGGCTTTTGCAAAGGTCGCGAAGTAA